The sequence below is a genomic window from Pyrobaculum sp. 3827-6.
TCATATCAACAGTGGCCCTCCCCGAGGCGGATGGAGTGGCTGAGCCTATTTTGACAACCGCCCCCAGGGCTGGGGGGTACAGCGAGGAGATAGACGGCGTGGCTTACTACTTCGATGTGGTTGAGGACAGGCTTGAGAAGAGGCTGAGGCGCGCCCTCCGCTGGGCCGTCCTCAGGAGAAAGCCAAGGGAGCAAGTCAAGATAGCTTTTGTCGTCTACAACTACCCGCCGGGTGAGGAGAATCTGGGGAGGGCGTCGCATCTAGATGTATTCGGCACTTTAGAGGTGTTGCTGAAGGCGCTAAGGGAGAGAGGATACGCCGTGGAGGTTAAGACTGCGCAGGAGCTCAGAGAGGCGTTTCTAGAAGGGGGCTTGGTGAATGTGCCGAAGTGGAAGTTGTCTGGCGGCGTGCGCGTACCTGTGGAAAATTATCTCCAGTACTTTAACACTCTGCCACCTCTCGTGAGGGAGAAGGTAGTTGGGACGTGGGGGCCGCCGCCAGGGGACTACATGGTTGAGGAGGGCTATTTGGTAGTGCCTGCGCTGTTGCTGGGCAACGCGGCTGTTATCCTCCAGCCGGCGAGGGGCTTCCACGAGAGGCCTGACCTAGTCTACCACTCTCGCGACGTGCCACCGCACCACCAGTACCTAGCGACATATTGGTGGATTAGGGAGGTGTTTGAGGCTGATGTAGTAGTTCACGTGGGGACGCACGGCACTTTGGAGTTTACCCCGGGGAAGGAGGTGCTTCTCTCAAGCGAATGCTTCCCCGACGTGCTTATCGGCGACGTGCCGCATATCTACATCTACAACGTTAACAACCCCTCGGAGGCCACCATCGCCAAGAGGAGGAGCTACGCAGTCATGGTAAACCACATGACGCCTCCCTTCACCACAAGCGGCCTCTATGAGGAGTTCACCCAGCTGGCGTCGCTTATCGACGAATATGAAGAAGCGGAGAAGCTAGATCCCGACAGGGCGAGGCTTTTGGAGAGAGAAATCCTAGAAAGGGCGCGTCAGCTCCACATAGATGGGGGATCTGTGGAGGAGATCCACGCCGCGTTGTATAGGTACAACCGCACTATTATACCCAAGGGCCTCCACTTATTTGGGAGGCCGTGGAGTAGGGAGGACGCGCTGGAGTTTATAACGCTTCTCCTACGTTACGACAGAGATTTCCCCTCGCCGTATAGAGAGCTGGCGAGGAGGCGGGGGTGGGATTACGACGCCGTCCTCCGGCGGGAGCCGGAGAAGTTGAAAATCCTCGACGAGGAGATCAGGGTAGCCGTAGAGGAGTGCCTAGAAGGGGGTAGGTGCAGACTGGGGGCGAAGGTAGCCGAATTTATCGCGAACACCTACCAGTCGCTTGTGAAAAATATGGAGGTGGAGGCTTTCCTCAACGCAGTCGCAGGCGGCTACGTGGAGCCGGGGCTCGCCGGCGATCCAATACGCACCCCCGACGTCCTCCCCACGGGGAGGAATTCCTACGCCTTCGATCCCCGCCTCATACCAAGCGACGTTGCCTATAGAAGGGGGGCGGAGATCGCTGAGCAGATCCTCAAGGCGTATAGAGAGAGGTATGGTAGATACCCCGAAGCCGTGGGCGTGGTGCTGTGGGGTCTTGAAACTATTAGGACTAGGGGGGAGACGGTGGGGCAGATCCTCTCCTACCTCGGGGTGAGGCTTAAGCGGAGGCACGGCGGGTGGCAGTACGAGCTTGAGGTTATTCCTCTGAAGGAGCTCGGGAGGCCCCGTGTCGATGTTGTAGTTACAATCTCCGGCATGTTTAGAGACATATTTCCCCACTTAATTGAGCTCCTTGACGACGCCTTCCAGAAAGTTGCCTCACTCGACGAGCCTGAGGATATGAATTTTATCAAAAAGAGGCGGCACATCCGGTACAGGATCTTCGGCCCCAAGCCCGGGGAGTACGCGCCGCACCTCCCCCAGCTAATAGAAAGCTCTGCGTGGAGAGAAGAGGCGGATTTAGCAAAGGCCTATCTATTCCACATGTCTTTTGCCTATGGCCGGGGGGCACACGGCGTCGAGGACCGCGATAGTTTTGAAAAACTTCTTAAAGACGTGGAGGTGGTATCGCAGGTAAGAGACTCCCACCTCCACGACATTGTAGACCTCGACCACTACTACGAGTTTCTAGGGGGACTTGCCAAGTCTGTAGAGGTGGTT
It includes:
- a CDS encoding cobaltochelatase subunit CobN; the encoded protein is MKVLIIATSAEWAQNVALAVRRIRERLGPVLAVRYRRAESAPPDVLKRDVEWSDVVLVDVRGGLGPLEELLRGEKTVFGLVGSSMALTRVGGFKMPSEAFDRSDVPKPPPQFVTDIVKGLGSLVPVGVLKHMKNWALAVEYWTYGGVENLENLFLMLLREYGGHSVDYSPPVKIEDPYIYDPDVGPLYGLPPLDPGKPTVGVLIYSRGHRPSAERLVKRLKELSVIYGFNLLPVASWAADNLHAMEKFFTKGGVPVVDVVLWNQWFRINGGPYMLDPRKTIELLKRLNVPVLNAARLNYTDVDRWRQIEEGATPVELISTVALPEADGVAEPILTTAPRAGGYSEEIDGVAYYFDVVEDRLEKRLRRALRWAVLRRKPREQVKIAFVVYNYPPGEENLGRASHLDVFGTLEVLLKALRERGYAVEVKTAQELREAFLEGGLVNVPKWKLSGGVRVPVENYLQYFNTLPPLVREKVVGTWGPPPGDYMVEEGYLVVPALLLGNAAVILQPARGFHERPDLVYHSRDVPPHHQYLATYWWIREVFEADVVVHVGTHGTLEFTPGKEVLLSSECFPDVLIGDVPHIYIYNVNNPSEATIAKRRSYAVMVNHMTPPFTTSGLYEEFTQLASLIDEYEEAEKLDPDRARLLEREILERARQLHIDGGSVEEIHAALYRYNRTIIPKGLHLFGRPWSREDALEFITLLLRYDRDFPSPYRELARRRGWDYDAVLRREPEKLKILDEEIRVAVEECLEGGRCRLGAKVAEFIANTYQSLVKNMEVEAFLNAVAGGYVEPGLAGDPIRTPDVLPTGRNSYAFDPRLIPSDVAYRRGAEIAEQILKAYRERYGRYPEAVGVVLWGLETIRTRGETVGQILSYLGVRLKRRHGGWQYELEVIPLKELGRPRVDVVVTISGMFRDIFPHLIELLDDAFQKVASLDEPEDMNFIKKRRHIRYRIFGPKPGEYAPHLPQLIESSAWREEADLAKAYLFHMSFAYGRGAHGVEDRDSFEKLLKDVEVVSQVRDSHLHDIVDLDHYYEFLGGLAKSVEVVRGAKPEILVADTTYEYITVEDVSASIKRGLITRLLNPTWIEEMLKAGYHGAQHIAERVDNLMGLSATTGKVEDWMWRQVFQRYIAEERFRKWLKEVNPYALHAIATRIYEAYKRGYWRPTEEELATLEEVITSLEKEIE